A window of the Mesoplasma florum L1 genome harbors these coding sequences:
- the secG gene encoding preprotein translocase subunit SecG, which produces MSSATAQIVILVIEIIAMIASIIMILIGIFQNKNSQSGLSALNGGNDELFSNSKERGLDKTLSTWMMSLGIIFFIVALAACILTNIYL; this is translated from the coding sequence ATGAGTTCAGCAACAGCACAAATTGTAATTTTAGTTATTGAAATAATTGCAATGATAGCGTCTATTATTATGATTTTAATTGGTATATTTCAAAACAAAAACTCACAAAGTGGTTTAAGTGCATTAAATGGTGGGAATGATGAATTATTTTCAAATTCAAAAGAACGTGGTTTAGATAAAACATTATCTACATGAATGATGTCATTAGGTATTATATTCTTTATAGTTGCATTAGCAGCTTGCATATTAACAAATATTTATCTTTAA
- a CDS encoding M17 family metallopeptidase translates to MITLNKKNHDIKLVAVADNKANEFIKDSAGAVTFISEDKTIYLVIKQKGCRVKQIKAGLKSALSTYTKNLNIDLDSIINQLGEENKDLVFNTVYETISFLSHDVVSFKKESKPSKIEFNIETKNDFSELEAAAAIKTEFINYARDLQDTPPNIGTSEYYAEKVSKDAANIEGLKVTVLGRKEAEKFGMGLFLGVNAGSAHEPRIVVMEYCGDSSKPKTGLVGKGICFDSGGYNLKPSASMLGMKFDMSGAAIMLSATMALAKAKAKANVVAVAMFTDNKIGQNATLPESVLTSMNGLTVEINNTDAEGRLVLADGMTYAIREKGVEQIIEASTLTGALVVALGSSAIGVFTHQDELWNTFEKASLKTRERMWRLPIFEEHLERVKSGAVLGDLSNAVKGYEGSSTAAAFLNEFAEEKPFIHFDIAGTADIDGRGQGVLVKTLFEVLK, encoded by the coding sequence ATGATTACATTAAACAAAAAAAATCATGATATTAAATTAGTTGCTGTTGCTGACAACAAAGCTAATGAATTTATCAAAGACAGTGCGGGAGCAGTTACATTTATTTCAGAAGATAAAACAATTTATTTAGTTATTAAACAAAAAGGATGTAGAGTTAAACAAATTAAAGCGGGATTAAAATCAGCTTTATCAACTTACACAAAAAATTTAAATATTGACTTAGACTCAATTATTAATCAATTAGGAGAAGAAAATAAAGATTTAGTTTTTAACACAGTTTATGAAACAATTTCATTCTTATCACATGATGTAGTTTCATTCAAAAAAGAATCAAAACCAAGCAAAATTGAATTCAATATTGAAACTAAAAATGACTTTTCTGAATTAGAAGCTGCTGCAGCTATTAAAACAGAATTTATTAATTATGCTAGAGATTTACAAGATACACCTCCAAATATTGGAACAAGTGAATACTATGCTGAAAAAGTATCAAAAGATGCAGCAAACATTGAAGGATTAAAAGTTACTGTTCTTGGAAGAAAAGAAGCAGAAAAATTCGGAATGGGATTATTCTTAGGAGTTAATGCTGGATCAGCTCATGAACCAAGAATTGTTGTTATGGAATACTGTGGAGATTCTTCAAAACCAAAAACAGGTTTAGTTGGAAAAGGAATTTGTTTTGATTCTGGAGGGTACAACTTAAAACCTTCAGCTTCAATGTTAGGTATGAAATTTGATATGTCTGGAGCAGCTATTATGTTATCTGCTACTATGGCATTAGCTAAAGCAAAAGCAAAAGCAAATGTAGTCGCTGTAGCAATGTTCACTGATAATAAAATTGGACAAAATGCAACTTTACCTGAATCAGTTTTAACATCAATGAATGGTTTAACTGTAGAAATCAATAATACTGATGCTGAAGGAAGATTAGTTTTAGCGGATGGTATGACATATGCTATTAGAGAAAAAGGCGTAGAACAAATTATTGAGGCTTCAACTTTAACTGGAGCATTAGTAGTTGCTTTAGGAAGTTCAGCTATTGGTGTATTTACTCATCAAGACGAATTATGAAATACTTTTGAAAAAGCTTCATTAAAAACTAGAGAAAGAATGTGAAGATTACCAATCTTTGAAGAGCATTTAGAAAGAGTTAAATCTGGAGCAGTTTTAGGTGACTTATCAAATGCTGTTAAAGGATATGAAGGAAGTTCAACTGCAGCAGCATTCTTAAATGAATTTGCTGAAGAAAAACCATTTATTCACTTTGATATTGCTGGAACAGCAGATATTGATGGACGTGGACAAGGTGTTTTAGTTAAAACATTATTTGAAGTTCTAAAATAA
- a CDS encoding helix-turn-helix domain-containing protein: MKKYENENELLLLVASNLKRIRQNKKLSQEELGFRCGISKNYVSDFERGKRNITIKVFQKIVEGLGVQPEELLKTHSK, encoded by the coding sequence ATGAAAAAATATGAAAATGAAAATGAGTTGCTTTTATTAGTAGCTTCAAATTTAAAAAGAATTAGACAAAATAAAAAATTAAGCCAAGAAGAACTTGGTTTCAGATGTGGTATTTCAAAAAATTATGTTTCAGACTTTGAAAGAGGAAAAAGGAATATAACAATAAAAGTCTTTCAAAAAATTGTTGAAGGTCTTGGAGTACAACCAGAAGAACTGTTAAAAACCCACTCTAAATAG
- a CDS encoding M17 family metallopeptidase, whose protein sequence is MITINTNKLEYKLIAVPNNETNINILDKPSCVTFISESKTFYLVIKKDSMSYLRQLKLGLASFIQMCKGDTNIDFNSFVKVIPNVNKEIIFNVICDVILFETHKFITYKKDVKTNDYLFNIDQSEDFSDLLDENILKNKYVNYARDLQDFPPNIGTSDFYGEKLLKDSSKIEGLKVSVLKNKELKELDMNLVLAVNQGSNHDANVVVMEFNNNPGGKKIALVGKGICFDTGGYDLKPSAFIEGMKFDMTGAAIVMSIAMALAEAKAKINLVAVGLFTDNKIGQKAVLPESIIKSKNGLTVEISNTDAEGRLVLADGITYAIREKNADVIYDIATLTGATAMALGESASGVFTEFDEMWKKLNEASNYTTERFWRLPIFAEHKEQVKNDSVLADLTNSCKKGPGGSTAAAFLTFFAEDKEFLHIDCSRVVRVGLKGQGYIVKTMFELLKK, encoded by the coding sequence ATGATAACAATAAATACAAATAAATTAGAATATAAATTAATTGCTGTGCCCAACAATGAAACAAATATTAATATTCTTGATAAACCAAGTTGTGTAACCTTTATTAGTGAAAGTAAAACCTTCTATCTTGTTATTAAAAAAGATTCAATGTCATATTTAAGACAATTAAAATTAGGTTTAGCAAGTTTTATTCAAATGTGTAAAGGTGATACTAATATTGATTTTAATAGTTTTGTTAAAGTTATACCAAACGTAAATAAAGAAATAATATTTAATGTAATTTGTGATGTTATTTTGTTTGAAACACACAAATTTATAACATATAAAAAAGATGTAAAGACAAATGACTATTTGTTTAATATAGATCAGTCTGAAGATTTTTCTGACCTATTAGATGAGAATATTTTAAAAAATAAATATGTTAATTATGCTAGAGATTTACAAGATTTTCCACCAAATATTGGAACTAGTGATTTCTATGGTGAAAAGCTTCTAAAAGATTCTTCAAAAATTGAGGGTTTAAAAGTTAGTGTATTAAAAAATAAAGAGTTAAAAGAATTAGATATGAATTTAGTCTTAGCAGTAAACCAAGGTTCAAATCATGATGCAAATGTTGTAGTTATGGAATTTAACAATAATCCTGGTGGCAAAAAAATAGCCCTTGTAGGTAAAGGGATTTGCTTTGATACTGGAGGTTATGATTTGAAACCATCAGCTTTTATTGAAGGAATGAAATTTGATATGACTGGTGCGGCAATAGTTATGTCAATTGCAATGGCATTGGCAGAGGCAAAAGCTAAAATTAATTTGGTTGCTGTAGGATTATTTACAGATAATAAAATTGGACAAAAAGCAGTACTACCAGAATCAATAATAAAATCTAAAAATGGTTTAACTGTTGAAATTAGCAATACTGATGCTGAAGGAAGATTGGTTCTAGCAGATGGTATAACATATGCTATTAGAGAAAAAAATGCAGATGTTATTTATGACATTGCAACTTTAACTGGTGCTACTGCAATGGCACTTGGAGAATCTGCTTCAGGAGTTTTTACAGAATTTGATGAAATGTGAAAAAAATTAAATGAAGCATCAAACTATACAACAGAAAGATTTTGAAGATTACCAATTTTTGCTGAACATAAAGAACAAGTTAAGAATGATTCAGTTTTAGCCGATCTAACTAATTCATGCAAAAAAGGGCCAGGAGGTTCAACTGCAGCAGCATTTTTAACTTTCTTTGCAGAAGATAAAGAGTTTCTTCACATTGATTGTTCAAGAGTTGTAAGAGTAGGATTAAAGGGACAAGGTTATATTGTTAAAACAATGTTTGAATTACTTAAAAAATAA
- a CDS encoding ABC transporter permease — MKLRLILKQSWKDYKNKSILYFVFIIFLTIILGVIIGILSFTTFAELNMKEAHLSRYGGQIYVKNNLISKNYLENNNHLTNRSIVDAEGKLNEYIYKNLEVTTKKTLGEEYEEIINSYIDILGQYFQGNIKTFKYSASGAKEDGLKKLGISKYDLNIIDQINEDLYKNLPLISGELFMLYIYDNLKDKYSFWSHPIEWHLKDQLNNDLTLSLNPNYRDNFVNEEEFNKYSDFTENEASNFKIYNEKPTSEFSLEDREKIYNGQFVYVTPRYLELNNFKIGDTISIFYEEKMYPFLIKGTIITPYLTAMNYDQGKMTTGVQGYYYLKGKNKKLSNGEKDLRLDSQRLSYSILNKDIYDVNAYINNFMNDGFNYSDELDQNGNLKANYLSTLWDEPYKTDIYSVTYKVLSMILLVVIIGLLSVVFIVFYFMCENFSKLNKETFYNLKASGCGNLTLTLISTISAVIPILLSFVLSLFIAVPISQMFSFSVATSYSFVWPRIMITWNLIIYTLLVVVGIFGIFLINNYIVISGKKSKINRFKETKKPSKFIISVKKLIAPLPSKTRIGLTFALSNIAKNIYCFIILSLVFSVILFTFQFNTSVNNSANSMVSFAYPDVSIKYQSNSWDFKTNYSKENGEIKVTYDFSTGQITDYKDLDKLIKVFDYDSLVGMIINTSFYPELGLTQNDVSNYMITGDFIWNFASSIHSQNELQENILNPLKLAIYWNPSIDASIKDKSIEWLSDSNNENIIWEYYKIFQDRVISLKTDLDSLNIEEEDTFPINLLFGKTVIIPGTKNYWSSGVKFSNISDGNTWGYATSVAASKKQIQNNIQIGMYDSTNSLGDTITTVTMANGTQAAALKVDVAKPLADKYGMKPGHTMLMSVESLKTDEISEVRIPIYISGIRKDDLITNNVYFEKTDYFKVLNETIKNRAEVFDNPTNFQTKNSEWESYENLIEEIIEKSESNNPIENQILNNSQFSKEDIPVNLRYLTLPKISNKVLVKSNSESSRTDLLSYWDDIDSSSQFWNSKNGKYLNSLSQDVWNYRLIKEAILAKAAPFQNIMRTLDQALVGMVLSISLVLISLILFENKNTIILFKSLGYKTREINKYLVTGYLIAAIGALIVALVINNFTIGYLSPIIYETAGISLIYVLSFSYVLYGIILSSTFILLILTSIKIYTKRQNPKEIIK; from the coding sequence ATGAAGCTTCGATTAATTCTTAAACAATCATGAAAAGATTATAAGAACAAAAGTATTCTTTACTTTGTTTTCATAATCTTTTTAACAATTATTTTAGGAGTTATAATTGGTATCTTGTCATTTACAACTTTTGCTGAATTGAATATGAAAGAAGCCCACCTATCTAGATATGGTGGTCAAATATATGTAAAAAATAATCTTATTAGCAAAAACTATCTTGAAAATAATAATCATTTAACAAATAGAAGTATAGTTGACGCAGAAGGAAAACTGAATGAGTATATTTATAAAAATCTTGAAGTAACCACTAAAAAAACTCTTGGAGAAGAATATGAAGAAATCATAAACAGTTATATTGATATTCTTGGACAATATTTTCAAGGTAATATTAAAACTTTCAAATATTCAGCATCGGGTGCTAAAGAAGATGGTTTAAAAAAACTTGGTATATCTAAATACGACTTAAATATAATTGATCAAATAAATGAAGATTTGTATAAAAACTTGCCTTTAATTTCAGGTGAGTTATTTATGCTTTATATTTATGACAATTTAAAAGATAAATATTCTTTTTGATCTCATCCTATTGAATGACATCTTAAAGATCAATTAAATAATGATTTGACATTATCACTTAATCCAAATTACAGAGACAATTTTGTAAATGAAGAAGAATTTAATAAGTATTCTGATTTTACTGAGAATGAAGCTAGTAATTTTAAAATTTATAATGAAAAACCTACATCAGAATTTTCGTTAGAAGATAGAGAAAAAATTTATAATGGTCAATTTGTTTATGTAACGCCAAGATATCTTGAATTAAATAATTTTAAAATAGGGGACACAATAAGTATTTTCTATGAAGAAAAAATGTATCCTTTTTTAATAAAAGGTACAATAATTACACCTTATTTAACAGCAATGAATTATGACCAAGGTAAAATGACAACAGGTGTTCAAGGTTATTACTACTTGAAAGGCAAAAATAAAAAATTAAGTAACGGTGAAAAAGATCTTAGGCTTGATAGCCAAAGACTTAGTTATTCAATTTTAAACAAAGATATTTATGATGTAAATGCATACATAAACAATTTCATGAATGATGGTTTTAATTATTCAGATGAGCTTGATCAAAATGGAAATCTAAAAGCAAACTATTTAAGTACTCTTTGAGATGAACCATATAAGACAGATATTTACAGTGTTACTTACAAAGTTCTTTCTATGATATTATTAGTTGTTATAATAGGCCTACTTTCAGTTGTTTTTATTGTTTTCTATTTTATGTGTGAAAATTTTTCAAAATTAAATAAAGAAACTTTTTACAATTTAAAGGCTTCTGGTTGTGGAAATTTAACGTTAACATTGATTTCTACAATATCTGCGGTTATACCAATTCTCTTGTCTTTTGTGCTTTCACTATTTATAGCTGTTCCGATTAGTCAAATGTTTTCTTTCTCTGTAGCAACATCGTATTCTTTTGTCTGACCTAGGATAATGATTACATGAAACCTTATTATTTATACTCTGTTAGTTGTTGTTGGTATATTTGGTATATTCTTGATAAATAATTATATTGTTATAAGCGGGAAAAAATCTAAGATAAATAGATTTAAAGAAACAAAGAAACCTTCAAAATTTATTATAAGCGTAAAAAAACTGATAGCACCCTTACCAAGCAAAACAAGAATAGGGTTAACATTTGCGCTTTCTAATATAGCAAAAAATATTTATTGTTTCATAATATTATCATTGGTCTTTTCAGTAATTTTATTTACATTCCAGTTTAATACTTCTGTCAATAACTCTGCCAATTCAATGGTTAGTTTTGCTTATCCTGATGTATCCATTAAATATCAAAGTAATTCTTGAGATTTTAAAACTAATTATAGTAAAGAAAATGGTGAAATAAAAGTAACTTATGATTTTTCAACAGGGCAAATAACAGACTATAAAGATTTAGATAAACTAATTAAAGTATTTGATTATGACAGCTTAGTTGGTATGATAATAAATACATCTTTTTACCCTGAATTAGGATTGACACAAAATGATGTATCAAATTATATGATAACTGGTGATTTTATTTGAAACTTTGCTTCATCAATTCATTCACAAAATGAACTTCAAGAAAATATACTTAATCCTTTAAAATTGGCTATATATTGAAACCCTTCAATAGATGCATCAATAAAAGATAAATCAATTGAATGATTATCAGACTCAAATAATGAAAATATTATTTGAGAGTATTATAAAATTTTTCAAGATAGAGTTATTAGTTTAAAAACTGATCTTGATAGTCTTAATATTGAAGAAGAAGATACATTTCCAATTAATTTACTTTTTGGAAAAACAGTGATAATACCAGGAACAAAAAACTATTGAAGCTCAGGTGTTAAATTTTCAAATATATCAGATGGAAACACTTGAGGTTATGCAACATCTGTTGCAGCAAGTAAAAAACAAATTCAAAATAATATACAAATAGGTATGTATGATTCTACAAACTCATTAGGTGATACTATAACAACTGTAACAATGGCAAATGGTACACAGGCTGCTGCTTTAAAAGTTGATGTAGCAAAACCCTTGGCAGATAAATATGGTATGAAACCAGGTCACACTATGTTGATGAGTGTTGAATCATTAAAGACTGACGAAATATCTGAAGTTAGAATACCAATATATATATCAGGAATAAGAAAAGATGATCTTATAACAAACAATGTTTATTTTGAAAAAACAGATTACTTTAAAGTATTAAATGAAACAATTAAAAATAGAGCTGAAGTTTTTGATAATCCTACAAACTTTCAAACTAAAAATTCTGAATGAGAAAGCTATGAAAACTTAATAGAAGAAATTATAGAAAAATCAGAATCAAATAATCCTATTGAAAATCAAATTTTGAATAATTCACAATTTTCAAAAGAAGACATACCAGTAAATTTAAGATACTTAACTTTACCAAAAATTTCAAATAAAGTATTAGTAAAATCAAATTCTGAGTCAAGTAGAACTGATTTACTAAGTTATTGAGATGACATAGATTCATCAAGTCAATTTTGAAATTCTAAAAATGGTAAATATCTAAATTCATTATCACAAGATGTTTGAAATTATAGATTAATAAAAGAAGCTATATTAGCAAAAGCTGCACCATTCCAAAACATTATGAGAACACTCGATCAAGCATTAGTTGGGATGGTATTATCAATATCATTAGTTTTAATATCATTAATACTTTTTGAAAATAAAAATACTATTATTTTATTTAAGTCATTGGGATATAAAACAAGAGAAATAAATAAATATTTAGTTACAGGTTATTTAATTGCAGCTATTGGTGCGCTTATAGTCGCATTAGTAATAAATAACTTTACAATTGGATATTTATCACCAATTATATATGAAACGGCTGGTATCTCACTAATATATGTTCTAAGTTTTTCATATGTACTATATGGTATTATTTTGTCATCAACGTTCATATTATTAATACTAACCTCTATCAAAATATATACAAAACGACAAAATCCAAAAGAAATAATTAAATAA
- the whiA gene encoding DNA-binding protein WhiA: protein MSFALTVKEEVISHTFDDNLGQAFLAGFIKYNGDFIWGSGTEKLKLTSISNKIARSIFGLCKKMFDGHIEISVSQTQTLKQNKTYQITLIGKISEFLRELNIWNENNTKIVEFKPLKQEKNKDELIKLKRAYMAGVFVSVGSVNSPETTNYHLELQFKDEESALYIIKLMNKYGFDFKILKRNDKLFICYIKKAIMVSDFLKFIDAYQAVMNFENERIMRDVSNNVNRVNNIDISNEKKTLSAGLKQIDQISKIQANLATKRLSEKAAYLCDLRIQNPNASYADLTELMNEFGYEITKSGVSNLFKIIEKLSLEFNN from the coding sequence ATGTCTTTTGCATTAACAGTTAAAGAAGAAGTTATTTCACACACCTTTGATGATAATTTAGGACAGGCTTTTTTAGCAGGCTTTATTAAATATAATGGAGACTTCATTTGGGGGTCAGGAACTGAAAAATTAAAACTAACATCAATTAGCAATAAAATAGCAAGAAGTATTTTTGGTCTTTGCAAAAAAATGTTTGATGGTCATATTGAAATTTCTGTTTCTCAAACTCAAACACTTAAACAAAATAAAACTTATCAAATAACTTTGATAGGTAAGATATCAGAGTTTTTAAGAGAATTAAATATTTGAAATGAAAATAATACTAAGATAGTTGAATTTAAACCATTAAAGCAAGAAAAAAATAAAGATGAATTAATTAAATTAAAACGTGCTTATATGGCAGGAGTCTTTGTTTCTGTTGGTTCAGTTAATTCTCCAGAAACTACTAATTATCATCTTGAACTACAATTTAAAGATGAAGAATCAGCTTTATATATAATAAAATTAATGAATAAGTATGGTTTTGATTTTAAAATTCTAAAAAGAAATGACAAGTTATTTATTTGTTATATCAAAAAAGCTATTATGGTTTCAGATTTTTTGAAGTTTATTGATGCATATCAAGCAGTAATGAATTTTGAAAATGAAAGAATTATGCGTGATGTTTCAAATAACGTAAATAGAGTTAATAATATTGATATATCAAATGAAAAGAAAACATTATCTGCTGGTCTAAAACAAATAGATCAAATAAGTAAAATTCAAGCCAATTTAGCAACAAAAAGGCTTTCTGAAAAAGCTGCTTATCTTTGTGATTTGAGAATTCAAAATCCAAATGCGTCTTATGCTGATCTAACAGAACTAATGAATGAATTTGGCTATGAAATAACTAAATCAGGTGTAAGCAATTTGTTTAAAATAATCGAAAAACTTAGCTTAGAATTTAATAACTAA
- a CDS encoding M17 family metallopeptidase, whose protein sequence is MIQINETKNTIKIVGVKDNSKNTFIKNKVGVPTLISEDKTIYIVFKKDEETFTEQIKKGIEATISNFDFDVDIDIDSFENVCDGISKEEIIKTVYETISFSTHKGLSIEKVEKETKYNLIFTGKHQELINQLTIVCEYINYARDLQDTPPNIGTSEYYADKLVSDAKDIKGLKVTILGRKEATKLNMGLFLGVNAGSAHEPRIVVMEYCGDSSKPKTGLVGKGICFDSGGYNLKPSNYMEGMKFDMSGAAVVLSATMALAKAKAKANIVAVGMFTDNKIGQNATLPDSVIESMSGKKVLIFDTDAEGRLVLADGISYVVKEKQVDQIIDASTLTGTVLFALGHNATGAFSHSDKMINELNEASQKSGERFWRLPIFKEHLKQVKKDAAPLADLTNACRVRYEDCSYAAAFLNEFAENKPFLHLDIAGTADKENKGQGVLVKTLFEMLK, encoded by the coding sequence ATGATTCAAATAAATGAAACTAAAAATACAATTAAAATAGTTGGAGTTAAAGATAACTCAAAAAATACTTTTATAAAAAATAAAGTTGGAGTACCAACTTTAATATCTGAAGATAAAACAATTTATATTGTTTTCAAAAAAGACGAAGAAACTTTTACAGAACAAATTAAAAAAGGAATAGAAGCAACAATATCAAATTTTGATTTTGATGTAGATATTGACATTGATTCTTTTGAAAATGTTTGTGATGGAATTAGTAAAGAAGAAATTATTAAAACAGTTTATGAAACAATATCTTTTTCAACACATAAAGGTTTATCAATTGAAAAAGTAGAAAAAGAAACAAAATATAATTTAATTTTTACTGGTAAACATCAGGAATTAATAAATCAATTAACTATTGTTTGTGAATATATCAATTATGCTAGAGATTTACAAGACACACCTCCAAATATTGGAACAAGTGAATACTATGCTGACAAACTTGTAAGTGATGCAAAAGATATAAAAGGTTTAAAGGTTACTATTTTGGGTAGAAAAGAAGCAACTAAATTAAACATGGGCTTATTTTTAGGAGTTAATGCTGGATCAGCTCATGAACCAAGAATTGTTGTGATGGAATATTGTGGAGATTCTTCAAAACCAAAAACAGGTTTAGTTGGAAAAGGAATTTGTTTTGACTCTGGGGGATATAATTTAAAACCATCAAATTATATGGAAGGTATGAAATTTGATATGTCTGGAGCAGCGGTTGTATTATCTGCAACTATGGCTTTAGCCAAAGCAAAAGCAAAAGCAAATATTGTTGCAGTAGGTATGTTCACTGATAATAAAATTGGACAGAATGCTACATTACCTGATTCTGTAATTGAATCAATGAGTGGTAAAAAAGTATTGATATTTGATACTGATGCAGAAGGTCGACTTGTTTTAGCCGATGGAATTAGTTATGTTGTTAAAGAAAAGCAAGTAGATCAAATAATTGATGCTTCAACTTTAACAGGAACAGTTTTATTTGCTTTAGGTCATAATGCAACTGGAGCATTTTCTCATTCTGATAAAATGATAAATGAATTGAATGAAGCTTCACAAAAATCTGGTGAAAGATTTTGAAGATTACCAATTTTCAAAGAACATTTAAAACAAGTAAAAAAAGATGCTGCACCTTTAGCAGATTTAACTAATGCATGTAGAGTTAGATATGAAGATTGTTCATATGCAGCAGCCTTCTTGAATGAGTTTGCAGAAAATAAACCTTTCTTGCACTTAGATATAGCTGGTACAGCTGATAAAGAAAATAAAGGTCAAGGTGTTTTGGTTAAAACGTTATTTGAAATGTTGAAATAA
- a CDS encoding prolipoprotein diacylglyceryl transferase family protein — MNIKDFKINKISFDFKRDKLKWISIGLWASLFIVVIVLFSVFWATKNVNWTQGDSFSEPVHWGGVEATYGGIGIYPMAMTLGMIVAILFTLYKFWKKGLNVTELSIGIAICIPISLMGASFFGKLNADSPGVNANGVGFWGLFAFWNAGMAIHGGVYGGLLAGLILFYFVGRKSKTSMLVYADAIVPNILLGQAIGRWGNFFNHEVMGAPVGVVAKSGTWGTLSNVKWEEVGSHYKFLPDWISRNLMVQAKTDGTLSNGVSFNQGDLVQLSPIFLYESLSLLAAWVIITFIIPNITKWISKKPWKVETGKYNYSLSFSIKQWFMPWQKSSDQIQSARDIWNLAYFRNIDEEAKQEYLKSLELNRTKYLKPKEINKANKLNEYVSTKAGVECFAYFFAWNFVRFFLELSRPDDHLFVMYDKPLSLSLILISAMIGLIGMIASQYWIPILFRKNGYLYEKEYFSIN; from the coding sequence ATGAATATAAAAGATTTTAAGATAAATAAAATTTCGTTTGATTTTAAACGTGACAAATTAAAGTGAATTTCAATAGGATTATGAGCATCACTTTTTATTGTTGTAATAGTTCTTTTTTCAGTTTTTTGAGCAACAAAAAACGTTAATTGAACGCAAGGTGACAGTTTTTCTGAACCTGTGCATTGAGGAGGAGTAGAAGCAACATATGGTGGTATAGGAATATACCCAATGGCTATGACTCTTGGTATGATTGTTGCTATATTATTCACATTGTATAAATTTTGAAAAAAAGGTTTAAATGTGACTGAGCTTTCAATTGGTATTGCAATTTGTATACCCATTTCACTTATGGGTGCTAGTTTTTTTGGTAAATTAAATGCTGATTCACCCGGAGTTAATGCTAATGGAGTTGGCTTTTGAGGTTTATTTGCTTTCTGAAATGCTGGTATGGCAATTCATGGTGGAGTTTATGGAGGATTACTTGCAGGATTAATACTTTTCTATTTTGTTGGAAGAAAATCAAAAACTTCTATGTTAGTTTATGCAGATGCAATAGTACCAAATATTCTTTTAGGTCAAGCAATTGGAAGATGAGGTAACTTTTTTAACCATGAAGTTATGGGCGCTCCTGTAGGAGTTGTAGCTAAATCAGGAACATGGGGAACTTTGTCTAATGTTAAGTGGGAAGAAGTCGGAAGTCATTATAAATTTTTACCAGATTGAATATCAAGAAATTTAATGGTTCAAGCTAAAACCGATGGAACCCTTTCAAATGGAGTTTCATTTAATCAAGGTGATTTAGTTCAATTATCTCCAATATTCCTTTATGAATCTTTAAGTTTATTAGCAGCTTGAGTAATAATTACTTTTATTATTCCTAATATAACTAAATGAATAAGTAAAAAACCTTGAAAAGTTGAAACAGGTAAATATAATTACAGCTTGTCATTTTCAATTAAACAATGATTTATGCCTTGACAAAAATCAAGTGATCAAATTCAATCAGCTAGAGATATTTGAAACTTAGCTTATTTTAGAAATATTGATGAAGAAGCTAAACAAGAATATTTAAAAAGTTTAGAGTTGAATAGAACTAAATATTTAAAGCCTAAAGAAATAAATAAGGCAAATAAATTGAATGAATATGTTTCAACAAAAGCCGGAGTAGAATGTTTTGCATATTTCTTTGCATGAAATTTTGTAAGATTTTTCCTAGAATTAAGTAGACCCGATGATCATTTATTTGTGATGTATGACAAACCATTATCATTATCACTGATATTAATATCTGCAATGATAGGTTTAATCGGAATGATTGCATCTCAATATTGAATACCAATATTATTCAGAAAAAATGGATACTTATACGAAAAAGAATATTTTTCAATAAATTAA